A region of Thiofilum sp. DNA encodes the following proteins:
- a CDS encoding inositol monophosphatase, translated as MLPDLVQVTQWVKHVAQQEIAPRFNKVGFSIKTDGSVVTEADLACHQALEHQLAQAYPHIAFLSEEMSTAQQQQLLETHEWLWVLDPLDGTSNFTAGMPLFCTSLALLHQGQVVQAVTYDVVRDEVFSAQSGQGAYLNNTRLKCSNSGLSLKQAVGIIDFKRLKPTLRTNLVNHMPFGSQRNLGTCALEWAWMAAGRGQVYLHGGMKLWDLAAGTLLLKEAGGMASTVEGQPISTAQVGSQSTLAASDPALFPIWQQVIADYSTGVVHG; from the coding sequence ATGTTACCGGATTTAGTACAAGTGACCCAATGGGTCAAGCATGTGGCACAACAGGAAATTGCTCCACGTTTTAATAAAGTTGGTTTTTCTATCAAAACCGACGGGAGTGTCGTTACCGAAGCCGATTTAGCCTGCCACCAAGCCTTAGAGCATCAGTTAGCTCAAGCCTATCCGCATATCGCTTTTTTGAGTGAGGAGATGAGTACGGCGCAACAGCAACAGTTGCTGGAGACTCATGAATGGTTGTGGGTGCTCGATCCTTTGGATGGAACCAGTAACTTTACGGCGGGAATGCCGCTATTTTGTACCTCATTAGCCTTATTACATCAGGGGCAAGTGGTGCAAGCTGTGACTTATGATGTCGTGCGGGATGAAGTTTTTAGCGCTCAATCAGGGCAGGGTGCTTATTTAAATAATACCCGTCTTAAATGTTCAAATAGTGGTTTAAGCCTAAAGCAAGCGGTAGGGATTATTGATTTTAAACGCTTGAAGCCAACCTTGCGCACTAATCTAGTCAATCACATGCCTTTTGGTTCACAACGTAACCTAGGGACGTGTGCTTTAGAGTGGGCTTGGATGGCGGCAGGGCGTGGACAAGTTTATTTACACGGTGGCATGAAACTATGGGACTTAGCGGCAGGTACTTTACTGCTCAAAGAGGCGGGGGGTATGGCTAGCACAGTAGAAGGGCAGCCTATTTCAACCGCTCAAGTAGGTTCGCAATCCACCCTTGCAGCCTCTGATCCGGCTTTATTTCCGATTTGGCAACAAGTGATTGCGGATTACTCGACTGGCGTTGTTCATGGCTAA